CATTAATGGTTTTTTTTTGAAAGCCATCATAAAAAGCTGTTCTTCTTCTAAAAGCATTGTCTGGAATCCACCCTGTTCCAGACTGGTAGTCTGAAAGTTGTTCTGCACGGAAAGCATTGTAGATAAGCGCATAACGAACAATTTTACCAGCAGTTTCAGCATCAATTTTATTTACATCTGTGATACCTTGTTCCTGAAAGTATTTAGTAAAAGCTTCGTCGTTAGGAGCCATCATAGTCCAATAACCTGCCTTGCCTAAAATATCCTTGTATCCCGCTTTTTCAATTAAAACCAGAAGATTTTTAAAATTGCCACGTGCTTCCAACTGTTGGTAAATAGGCGGCTCTAAGGTATCTGGTCGACCATAATAATCATCATAAGCATCCTTGCTGCAACTCGCTAGGAGGATTAGAAATGAAAAGGCAAGTAGTTGTTGTATTTTTTTCTTCATTCTGGTTAATTTAAAATAATGAGGACGATTGGTTTTAACTTTTTTTTAGTAAAATATAGATATGTCAAACCTAAAAGGTTATACTGCTAATTCTATCCTGCACTATCCTGTTTTTTTTTATATGTGTTTTTTTAGTATGAATTAAATAGTAATTCAATAATCTATGTGTTAATATTTTAAAAATACGTCAAACTCGGTATTTGTAGGGCTTCAACAGCATGTACTTGTAATTATGAGTAATTTAACATTGTGAAAAAAAAATATTTATTTTAACAAAAAATCATAGCATTAATGAGTTAAATCAATGATTATGAAGCGGCGTAAGTGCTTTTTTTGTAAAGAAATTTCAGATAGATTTTTAATAACTTGACTCAGTGGTTATCATATGTACTCTATAGAGTTTCATTAATTATAAAATATTAGAATACTTGTGTGTAAGTGGGTATTAGCTGTAAATCAGTTGAGAATTTAAAAATCGATCAATATTTTAAAATATTAATTGAAATATTTTAAATACTAAATCGTTTTAGTATATTTGCCTGCTTATTATCAGTTTATAACAATAAGTAATACGATTTCAAACCATTTATTTAATTGATTTTGTTCTACTTAAAATATGAAGAGATTGTTAATATACGTTAAAAAAAGCAAGTAATATTTTGAGTTATATTTCAAATTTTTCAATACAATCAGAATTCTTATTATACATCAATTCATAGTTCCAGATGAATATCAGGCTTTTTTTAATGACCTCTTGTTTGTGATGTTTTTGTGTTAATTTTTCAGATGGAAACGACTAATCTAATTCATAAGAAGGCTAATACTAATCTATATGTGGCTGAACGATGTGGATTATTTTTCTTGTACGAAAAGATGAGTTATCAGCAGATTGTTGGCATAGTAATAAAATCAGATATGCTGTTATGAATCAGTTTTACAAAAAGACTAATTCTGGAGTACTGAAAGAATAAATCAAGAATAGAGTTATATACGAGAATAGTATTGTTTTTTGACAATATAGTATCAAATGGCGAAAGTCTTTCTTTTTAGGTTTGGATATTATTTTAATCTAAAAAACAAGCTTTAACTGAATTATAAATAGAATAAAAAGTATAGTCAATTTAATAATTGATTGTAAGTTAAAATAATTAAAACGATTAAAAAATGTCAGTAACAATAGGTATCGATATAGGGGGGAGCCATATCAGCAGTGCAGCTGTAAACAATGATGATTTAAAAATAATCCCGGATACATATTTTAGCGGATCTGTAGATTCTAAAGCATCAAAAGAAATAATAATTCAAAAATGGGCACTTGTAATTAATCAAACGATTAAGGCACTTGAGAAAAACGGAATGATTTTTTCAAATGAAAACATAGGAATCGCTTTTTCAATGCCAGGTCCGTTTCAGTATCAGACGGGAGTAGCTATGTTTGCAGGTAATGATAAATATGAATCATTGTATAATGTTTCAGTGTCAGATGAACTGCTGAAATATTTAGGTACAAAAGAGGTAAGTTTTAGATTTTTGAACGATGCCAGCTGCTTTGGGGTCGGCGGAGCTCTTAAGCAGGAATCTAAGGGGGATAATAAGGTGGTAGCAATTACTTTGGGAACCGGATTTGGAGCTGCATTTTTAGATAATAAACTGCCTGTAACACAAGGAAGTAATGTGCCTGACAATGGATGTTTATGGGATAAGCAATTTAAAGACAGTATTGCAGATAGTTATTTTTCCACCAGATGGTTTTCAAGTGAATATGAAAGTATAACTGGAGAAAAATTGACAGACGGAGTGAAAGAAATTGCCAGTATCAAAAATTATGCAACGGCAAAAATATTTGATGACTTTGCCGATAATTTAAGTGCTTTTTTAACTCCATATCTTTTTGATTTTGATACCCATTTATTAGTAATTGGAGGAAATATTGCAAAATCTCACCGTTTATTTTTGCCTAAACTAAAAGAGAATTTTAAAAATAATAATATTGATTTAGCAATAAGTATTATTGAAAATACTGAAGAAACGAGTATTATTGGTTCAAGTTATCTTTTTAATGAGGTTTTTTGGGAAAAGATAAAAGCAGAACTCCCAGCTTTTTAAAATTAAATTAATTATTATAAAAATATACAATGAATATTGAAGTCTCAAAGAAAGATAGTAAAGCAACAGTATTTGAAAAAATTAGAAATGAAATCCAAAAATACAATTTCAATATTATAAATGAAGATCAAACCAGGCCATGGGGAGGTTTTTTTGTAATTGATGAATCTCAGGCAAGTGACTTTATTGCTTTGTTTTTTTCGCATTTAAAACTAGATGAGGTTAAAATCACAAATAAATTAAGCCCAAAAATTTTAGTTGTAGCTCCTGACAGCAGACTTTCGTGGCAATATCATTTCAGAAGATCAGAAATCTGGAAAGTAGTTACAGGGCCTGTTGGAGTGAAAATTAGTGATACTGATGTTGAAGGAGAATTAAAAAACCTGGATAACGGCGATTTTATTCAAATGGATAAGGGAGAACGTCATCGTTTGATTGGTTTGGATTCATGGGGTGTTATTGCAGAAATCTGGCAGCACACAGATGAAAATAATCCTTCAGATGAAGATGATATAGTGCGGCTTCAGGATGATTTTGGCCGCTAGAATTGTTTGTTCTTTAAGTTAATACAATTTTAGGTTGAGCAGGAGTTTTTGTAAATCTTTAAATTTCACTAAATTAGATTTTAACAATAAAGTATAACTTTACTATATTTGAGCCAAATTTGTGGTTAAAAGTTAAAAAGATTCTTAAATGAAAAAGAAACCTGTTTCTATTAGAAATATTGCTGAAGAATTAAAAATATCTGTTACAACAGTATCATTTGTTTTGAATGGTAAAGCAAAAGAAAAACACATTTCTAAAGAACTTACTAAAAAGGTTTTAGATTATGCGAAATTGATTAATTATAAGCCAAATCAAATTGCGCAGAGTCTGCGTACAGGTAAATCAAAAATTTTGGTTTTTATGGTCGAAGATATTTCAAATAATTTCTTTGCCAAACTAGCTCGTATTTTTGAAGATATTGCTTACGATAAAGGATATAAAGTTATTTTTTGCAGTAATGAGAATGATGATGAGAAATCAAATGAGCTCATAACATTATTCAATTTTCGTCAGGTTGACGGATTTGTTATAGTGCCATCGCCGGGTATAAAAGATACAATTGAAAATTTAATAAAAGACAACATACCAGTTGTATTATTAGACAGGTTTTTTGAGGGAGTAGATTGCAACAGTGTTGTTATTGATAATGAAAAAGCGTCTTTTGATGCGACACAGCATTTGATTGATAATCAGTTTAAAAATATTGGTTTTGTTACCATTGCCCCAAATCAAAGTCAGATGGAGGGCCGTCTTTCCGGATATCTTAAAGCAATAAACGAAAATGGCTTAAAACCCCATACACTAGAAATTCCTTATGATGAGGTTTATAAAGGAAAAGGCAAAGAACACATTAAAAAGTTTTTTGAGGCGGGGACAGATTTAGATGCTGTGTTTTTTGCAACCAACTATCTGACTCAAACGGGACTGGAAATTTTTAAGGAAAATAATCCGTCTTTAATACACGATCTTGGAATAATTTCATTTGATGATAATGATATGTATAAAATATACAGCCCAACTATTACATCTGTTTCCCAGCCATTAAATGATATAAGTACAAAATTAATGGAAATCATGCTTCCTCTTTTGAAGAAAAAAGACGTGACAGAAACTGTTCAAAAAGTTATGGTCAATGCAGAGCTTATTGTGCGCGAATCATCTTTAAGTAAATAAACAAGATTTTAAAAAATCTGTTAAAAAAACGAAAAATTCTATAATCTGATTGTCAATGCTAATTGGCAATCAGATTATTTTTTTTTAATCAGTTTTTAGAAGAAAATAAGGACTTTTACATCGCTAACTCAAATATTTGGATCTATTTATCCTTCGAAAATTATAACGTTTTCGTTGGGTTTTATTAAATTATATTTAAATAATCTCTCTATTTTAACTGATGCTTTATAATATTAACATAAAATTTATATTTAGTAAAAAATATTTTTTTTTACTAAAACGTTTTAGTATGTTTGCTATGAATTAGTTTGCTAATGAATGATATAGCTTTTGATTTTAGGATTTACCGGGATCTTTTAACCTTCAAAAAAGGCCTTATTGATTTTTTAGCAGTGCTTACAAGATAATAGTGTTTGTTTTTTTTAAAAGCTGTTGTTTAAAGCTGGAAAACTGATTTGATTAAAAAACTAACCTTAAATTTTTATGATGAAACAATCAAATTGCAGAAAAAAGAAAAGAATGCTTCTCATGCGTTTCTTTCTTACAAGTATTCTCTTTTTTGGCGGATATCTCTATTCAACCGCCCAAAATCAAAAAACACAAGTTACCGGGGTTATTACCTCAAAGTCAGATAATTTATCCCTTCCTGGTGTATCTGTTATTGATGTAAGTGATTCCAGGAATGGAGTTAATGCAGATTTTGATGGACGTTACTCTATAAATGTAAATAGCGGCACCACAACATTACGATTTACTATGATTGGATATAAGCCAGTCGAAATAAAAGTAAATAACAGAACTACAATAAATGTTGCGATGGATCTGGATGTGTCAAGTTTAGATGAAGTTGTGGTTGTTGGTTATGGTACTCAAAAAAAGAGAAAAGTTACAGGTGCTATAGATCAGGTAAGCAGCCAGGCTTTTGAAGGAAGACCAAGCGTTAATGCTACTCAGGCGCTGCAGGGAAAAGCTCCAAGTTTAATTATTCAGCAAACTAACTCTGAGCCAGGTGCGGGCTTAAATATTAATATTAGAGGTATAAGTACGCTGGGGAGTAATGCGCCATTAATAGTAATTGACGGTATTATTGGAGGTGATATTAATGCTTTGAATCCTGCTGATATAGAGAGTGTGTCAGTGTTAAAAGATGCTGGTAGTGCTGCCATTTATGGTTCAAGAGCGAATAATGGAGTTGTATTGATTACAACCAAAAAAGGTAGTAAAGGCAAATCAATGACAGTTCAGTATAGTAGTCTTGTTGGATACAATAATCCATTTTTCTTTACTAAACCTGTGCATGGTTATGAAAATGCAATGCTGAGAAATGAAGCAGCTTATAATTCTGATGCTGCAGGTGCTGTATTCACTGCAGATCAAATTGCAGAACTTAAAGCGAAAGGGGACACAGAATGGTTTGCAGAAGAAATTGTAAAACCTGCCCTTCAGCTAAATCAGAGTCTTTCAGTTTCGGGAGGCAGTGAACACTCAACTTATATGGTATCTTTAGGATATCTGGGTCAGGAAAGCAATTTTGTCGGACCTAAGAAAGGGATGGACCGTTATAATTTCAGAATCAATCTTACCAATGATTTCGGTAAGCTTAAACTGACCTCTATTTTAGCCTATTCAAAACAAAAAATTACGGATCACTCTTCCAGTACAGGTACTTTGATGGTAGATGCATTCAGGGTTCCGTTGTATTATACTCAAAAAGATGAAAATGGTAATTATTTGACAAATGATGTATTACAGCAATTTAATTCTTTAGGGATTTTAGAACAGGGAGGTTTTAGAAAATATGATAATGATGATCTTTTCGGGTCGTTAAATGCAGAATTTAAATTGACAAATTTTCTAAAACTTAAAGGAGTTTTTGGAGGACGTTTGTGGAATGGAAGTATGTACAGCAGAACAAAGCAGGTTGATTTTCTTCCTCAGGGAGTTTATGGTGCTGACAGAGATACTAGAGATGAATCCAGAAAAAGCCTTGATCTGAATACGCAATTTATGCTTGAATTTAATAAATCTTTTGCAGGAGTCCATAACGTTGGTGCTTTGATTGGTGTTTCAAATGAAAATCATTCAGACAGAGGAATTGGTATTTATAAAAAATTTACAGATCCTGATTTAGGTACACCTACAAGTGAAACAGTTATTGGTGAGAATTCATATAACTCTAATGCCAGTTCAGGTAAAAATAGTTTAAACTCTCTTTTAGGCCGTGTAACATACGATTATGATGAAAAATATTTTGCAGAGTTTAGTTTCAGATACGATGGTTCATCAAAATTCAGGGATGATATAAGATGGGGTTTCTTTCCATCTGCTACAGTAGGTTATGCACTTACAAAAGAAAGCTTTATGGAAAACTATAGAGACAAGGTAGGGAACATTAAATTAAAATCATCTTATGGAGTTTTAGGAAATCAAAACGTTGGTAATTTCCAATATCAAACAACCTATTTTACTTTCCAGAATGCATATGGGTTTAACAACTCTGGTGTAAGCGGAACTGGATATAATTTTTCAAACCCTGATCTACAATGGGAAAGAGCAGCAACTTTCAATGCGGGTATTGAAGCAGATTTCTTTAAAGGAGATTTAAGTTTTTCTTTTGATTTTTTCGACAAAGTTACATCAGATATACTTCTTCCCCCACAAGTTCCGGGAGTTTATGGTACAGGTCTTCCTGATTTTAATTCAGGTAAGCTAGGTAACAGAGGATGGGAAATCAGTGCTACTTACAGACATAAAGGAAAAAATTTAAATCAAAGTTTTACAGTAAATATTGGAGATTCTAAAAACAAAGTTCTCGATTACAATGGTGGAGATGAAAGATTAACAGGTGTAGAAGAGCTTCAGGTTTTGCTACGTGAAGGATTACCTTTTAATTCATACGTAGGTTTAAAAAGAGATGGGTACTTTCAGAATTGGGAAGAAATCCAGGGAGCAGCTGTTCCGGAAGGATTATCTGTACAGCCAGGTGACAACCGATACGTAGATGCTAATAAAGATGGTAAGATTGATGATAATGATAAATTCATTTTTGGGAATCCTTTTCCAAGATACACATTTGGAGCGACCTATACTGCAGATTACAAAAATTTCGATTTAAGTATTTTTATTCAGGGTGTTGGAAAAAGAACAATGATGATCAGAGGGGAGCTTGTTGAACCATTTCATTATAATTATGGTATGACTATGTACACCCATCAGCTGGATTACTGGACACCGCAAAATCCGGATGCACGATATCCGCGTTTAGCAAACAACGGTACACAATCGAACACAAATAACTTTAGAAGAGGTTCAGACATGTATCTATACGATGGTGCCTATGCCAGACTTAAAAATGTACAGCTAGGATATTCATTACCTGCAAATACAGCTGAAAAATTAGGTATGAGCCGATTCCGTATGTATGTTTCAGGGCAAAACCTGCTTACATTGTCTAAAGTGAAATTTGTTGATCCTGAGCTTTCTGAATTCAATAGTAACATGACACCTTCGGGGGCTAACAGTGGTAGAGCATATCCAACACAGGCTTATTACGGAATGGGTATTGATATTAGCTTTTAAAAAAAAATGAAAATGAAAAATATACTTAAACAAATAAAATTCATACCGGTTGCATTATTGCTCCTGGTAAGTTGTGAGGACCTTGATCTTGTGCCTGAAAACCAATTTACCGATGCTACTTACTGGACAAGTGTAGATAAGGCACAGACATTTCTCAATACGGCATATTCGCAAATGCAGAACAGCTCGCGTTTCTTTTACAATGAAGCTTTGTCTGATAATGCTTATAATGGAAGAGGGGATAATGAAGGAGCTGCATCTATTGGTTCAGGAATTTATGATCCGTCACTGGGGAGACTGAAAAGTGAATGGAACGACAGATATGCAGGAATCAAAACCTGTAATCTTATAATAGAAAATATTGACCGTGTACCAAATTCTGATCCGGCTGTAATAGCAAGAATGAAGGCAGAGGCACGTTTTCTAAGAGCATTTCAGCATTTTCAGTTGACAACCTGGTTCGGTGATATTCCGGTTCTTAAAAAAGATCCTTCTCTTCAGGAGGCCAAAACAATAAGACGAACTCTGCATGCGGAAGTGGTTGAATTTATATTAGATGAGCTTGATGCTGTTATGCCATTATTGCTAAAAAATACGCAATTAACAAATGCCGAAAGAGGAAGGATAACTAGGGGTGCAGCAGCTGCTTTAAAAGCAAGAGTGTTGTTATACGAAAGCAGATGGGAAGATGTTATCGATACAACAGAAGATTTTATGGCGATGGAATATGGTCAGTATGGTCTTTTTCCATCTTATGAAGGTTTATTTCAGGCTCAGAACGAATATAACAGTGAAGATATCCTGAGCTTACAATATGTGCCTGTGGACAGAATGTGGGGAGAATTTTTTGATATGGCACCTATATCTTCCGGGGCAAGATTAAATGCATTGGCTCCAACACAGGAATTGGTGGACAGTTATGTAATGCTTAACGGAAAAAGAATTAATGAAGTAGGCTCTGGTTATAATGAAAATAACCCATATATTAACAGAGACCCAAGACTTACAGCTACAGTAGTTTATGACCAATATAACTGGAAAGAAGGAAATGGAACTTCTCACATAATTAATATCAAGCCTGGGACAGGAGGTCCTGATGAATATGTACTGGGATCATCTGCAACGCCAACAGGTTATTATATCCGTAAGTATTACGATTCACAGCATTTAACTTCGTTACAGTCCGGATTAAACTTAATGCTTTTTCGCTACGCTGATATATTATTGATGTATGCTGAGGCTAAAAATGAACTAGGCCAGATGAACAGCACTGTTTGGGATCAGACTATCAAAGCTTTAAGAATGCGTGCAGGTTTCACAGATGCAGCAGCATTATCATTCAATAGTTCATTAAATCAGACAGCCCTTCAGGAAATTATAAGAAACGAGCGTCGTACAGAATTTGGTATGGAAGGCTTAAGAATCTTTGATATCAGAAGATGGAAAATAGCAGAAGATGTATTAAATGGATATGCGCACGGTGCAAAATTCGGACCTTCATCGGTTGATAATGGTTATTTAAGAGTGAACTTAAGAACTTTTGATCCGGATAAGCATTATTTATGGCCTGTACCAAGAGATGAGCGTTTGATTAACACAAATTTATCTCAAAATCCAAATTGGTAATTCTAATTCAACTTAAAAACATATAAAATGAAAAATATATATTCAAAATTAGTATTAATTGTATGTGCAGTATTTATTGTTAGCTGCGAGAATGATGATT
The Flavobacterium flavigenum genome window above contains:
- a CDS encoding RagB/SusD family nutrient uptake outer membrane protein; the encoded protein is MKNILKQIKFIPVALLLLVSCEDLDLVPENQFTDATYWTSVDKAQTFLNTAYSQMQNSSRFFYNEALSDNAYNGRGDNEGAASIGSGIYDPSLGRLKSEWNDRYAGIKTCNLIIENIDRVPNSDPAVIARMKAEARFLRAFQHFQLTTWFGDIPVLKKDPSLQEAKTIRRTLHAEVVEFILDELDAVMPLLLKNTQLTNAERGRITRGAAAALKARVLLYESRWEDVIDTTEDFMAMEYGQYGLFPSYEGLFQAQNEYNSEDILSLQYVPVDRMWGEFFDMAPISSGARLNALAPTQELVDSYVMLNGKRINEVGSGYNENNPYINRDPRLTATVVYDQYNWKEGNGTSHIINIKPGTGGPDEYVLGSSATPTGYYIRKYYDSQHLTSLQSGLNLMLFRYADILLMYAEAKNELGQMNSTVWDQTIKALRMRAGFTDAAALSFNSSLNQTALQEIIRNERRTEFGMEGLRIFDIRRWKIAEDVLNGYAHGAKFGPSSVDNGYLRVNLRTFDPDKHYLWPVPRDERLINTNLSQNPNW
- a CDS encoding phosphoheptose isomerase; translation: MNIEVSKKDSKATVFEKIRNEIQKYNFNIINEDQTRPWGGFFVIDESQASDFIALFFSHLKLDEVKITNKLSPKILVVAPDSRLSWQYHFRRSEIWKVVTGPVGVKISDTDVEGELKNLDNGDFIQMDKGERHRLIGLDSWGVIAEIWQHTDENNPSDEDDIVRLQDDFGR
- a CDS encoding SusC/RagA family TonB-linked outer membrane protein, with translation MMKQSNCRKKKRMLLMRFFLTSILFFGGYLYSTAQNQKTQVTGVITSKSDNLSLPGVSVIDVSDSRNGVNADFDGRYSINVNSGTTTLRFTMIGYKPVEIKVNNRTTINVAMDLDVSSLDEVVVVGYGTQKKRKVTGAIDQVSSQAFEGRPSVNATQALQGKAPSLIIQQTNSEPGAGLNINIRGISTLGSNAPLIVIDGIIGGDINALNPADIESVSVLKDAGSAAIYGSRANNGVVLITTKKGSKGKSMTVQYSSLVGYNNPFFFTKPVHGYENAMLRNEAAYNSDAAGAVFTADQIAELKAKGDTEWFAEEIVKPALQLNQSLSVSGGSEHSTYMVSLGYLGQESNFVGPKKGMDRYNFRINLTNDFGKLKLTSILAYSKQKITDHSSSTGTLMVDAFRVPLYYTQKDENGNYLTNDVLQQFNSLGILEQGGFRKYDNDDLFGSLNAEFKLTNFLKLKGVFGGRLWNGSMYSRTKQVDFLPQGVYGADRDTRDESRKSLDLNTQFMLEFNKSFAGVHNVGALIGVSNENHSDRGIGIYKKFTDPDLGTPTSETVIGENSYNSNASSGKNSLNSLLGRVTYDYDEKYFAEFSFRYDGSSKFRDDIRWGFFPSATVGYALTKESFMENYRDKVGNIKLKSSYGVLGNQNVGNFQYQTTYFTFQNAYGFNNSGVSGTGYNFSNPDLQWERAATFNAGIEADFFKGDLSFSFDFFDKVTSDILLPPQVPGVYGTGLPDFNSGKLGNRGWEISATYRHKGKNLNQSFTVNIGDSKNKVLDYNGGDERLTGVEELQVLLREGLPFNSYVGLKRDGYFQNWEEIQGAAVPEGLSVQPGDNRYVDANKDGKIDDNDKFIFGNPFPRYTFGATYTADYKNFDLSIFIQGVGKRTMMIRGELVEPFHYNYGMTMYTHQLDYWTPQNPDARYPRLANNGTQSNTNNFRRGSDMYLYDGAYARLKNVQLGYSLPANTAEKLGMSRFRMYVSGQNLLTLSKVKFVDPELSEFNSNMTPSGANSGRAYPTQAYYGMGIDISF
- a CDS encoding LacI family DNA-binding transcriptional regulator encodes the protein MKKKPVSIRNIAEELKISVTTVSFVLNGKAKEKHISKELTKKVLDYAKLINYKPNQIAQSLRTGKSKILVFMVEDISNNFFAKLARIFEDIAYDKGYKVIFCSNENDDEKSNELITLFNFRQVDGFVIVPSPGIKDTIENLIKDNIPVVLLDRFFEGVDCNSVVIDNEKASFDATQHLIDNQFKNIGFVTIAPNQSQMEGRLSGYLKAINENGLKPHTLEIPYDEVYKGKGKEHIKKFFEAGTDLDAVFFATNYLTQTGLEIFKENNPSLIHDLGIISFDDNDMYKIYSPTITSVSQPLNDISTKLMEIMLPLLKKKDVTETVQKVMVNAELIVRESSLSK
- a CDS encoding ROK family protein, which gives rise to MSVTIGIDIGGSHISSAAVNNDDLKIIPDTYFSGSVDSKASKEIIIQKWALVINQTIKALEKNGMIFSNENIGIAFSMPGPFQYQTGVAMFAGNDKYESLYNVSVSDELLKYLGTKEVSFRFLNDASCFGVGGALKQESKGDNKVVAITLGTGFGAAFLDNKLPVTQGSNVPDNGCLWDKQFKDSIADSYFSTRWFSSEYESITGEKLTDGVKEIASIKNYATAKIFDDFADNLSAFLTPYLFDFDTHLLVIGGNIAKSHRLFLPKLKENFKNNNIDLAISIIENTEETSIIGSSYLFNEVFWEKIKAELPAF